A window of the Fusarium fujikuroi IMI 58289 draft genome, chromosome FFUJ_chr09 genome harbors these coding sequences:
- a CDS encoding probable 3-deoxy-D-arabino-heptulosonate 7-phosphate (DAHP) synthase isoenzyme yields the protein MERSSIDSQRVYKQDPLAPPSLLAFEIPMTETATLTVQHGRKQIQAILDGHDDRFIVLLTPTSDSFPLPLSQDYTELKSLCSAFSKDLLIVLYTELDYLAVPHSNTGIHSTTEDVTTCNINKSLHVLRQHFHKASSSGIPIACDVNDNIAHNYFDDLLSLGISNSKLASSQSHTALVSGLPFPVAFSVNKSDDLLPTLEAIDSASSGHQYLGISQEGLIAISRSRGNSYGFVKLNSNEHEHPGSYGTLPGMENKRGRPKVLLDCAAHADIYKGVACVRNEMARGDKLVIGTTMKISINGSCKGEAAESQLKPEDVYKELCT from the exons ATGGAACGCAGTTCTATTGACAGCCAACGGG TTTACAAGCAGGACCCACTAGCTCCTCCGTCCCTTCTCGCATTCGAGATCCCAATGACCGAGACAGCCACTCTTACCGTCCAACACGGTCGAAAGCAGATTCAAGCTATTCTTGATGGCCACGATGATCGCTTCATTGTTCTCTTGACACCCACCTCCGATTCATTCCCATTGCCCTTATCTCAAGACTACACTGAGTTGAAGTCCCTTTGTTCAGCATTTTCAAAAGATCTTTTGATTGTGCTTTACACGGAACTTGACTATCTTGCAGTTCCGCACTCGAATACGGGTATACACAGCACCACTGAAGATGTCACTACATGCAATATCAACAAATCACTACACGTTTTGCGTCAGCATTTTCACAAAGCCTCATCCTCAGGAATACCAATTGCTTGTGATGTTAACGATAACATTGCTCATAACTATTTTGATGATCTTTTGTCGTTAGGTATTAGCAACTCGAAGCTTGCCAGCTCTCAATCCCACACAGCCCTCGTCTCTGGACTTCCTTTTCCAGTCGCATTTTCCGTCAATAAGAGCGACGATCTCCTTCCGACTCTTGAGGCCATTGATTCGGCTTCGTCGGGCCATCAATATTTGGGCATTTCACAAGAGGGACTCATTGCTATTTCGAGATCACGCGGGAATAGCTATGGGTTTGTCAAATTGAACTCTAATGAGCATGAGCATCCCGGATCCTATGGAACTTTACCTGGGATGGAAAATAAGAGAGGACGGCCTAAGGTCTTGTTGGATTGTGCTGCGCATG CTGATATCTATAAAGGAGTCGCATGCGTCAGAAATGAGATGGCTCGGGGTGACAAGTTAGTGATTGGCACGACAATGAAGATCAGCATCAATGGTTCATGTAAGGGTGAGGCAGCAGAAAGCCAATTAAAGCCCGAGGATGTATACAAAGAGCTG TGCACTTAG
- a CDS encoding related to methyltransferase yields MPHIESSDEYVLGRDISGSIRLDAQHLLWRLHTGYALHPAIPRSSKMKVAEVGTGTGIWLFDLAQELPDTVCLHGYDISASQFPSKELWPLNVNLCVMDSLQDPPDSLLEKYDVVHLRMWASNLRTKDVKTLICSVSKLLKPGGYIQWEEANLLVQEVRSSIGEEFERKANKLFTAAGIDYR; encoded by the exons ATGCCCCATATCGAAAGTAGTGATGAGTACGTTTTAGGCCGGGATATCTCTGGTTCTATAAG ACTTGATGCTCAGCATCTACTGTGGCGGCTACATACTGGGTACGCGTTGCACCCCGCAATCCCCAGAAGCAGTAAGATGAAAGTTGCTGAAGTCGGCACTGGCACAGG CATCTGGCTATTCGACCTAGCACAGGAGCTTCCGGATACTGTCTGCCTCCACGGGTACGATATCTCTGCCTCACAATTTCCTTCAAAAGAGCTATGGCCCCTCAACGTCAATCTGTGTGTAATGGACTCTTTACAGGATCCGCCAGATTCGTTATTGGAAAAGTACGATGTTGTACATTTGAGAATGTGGGCAAGCAACCTTAGAACCAAAGATGTTAAAACTCTTATCTGCAGCGTTTCAAAACTACTGA AGCCCGGTGGATACATCCAATGGGAGGAGGCAAATCTCTTGGTCCAAGAAGTTCGAAGTTCGATCGGCGAAGAGTTTGAACGCAAGGCCAACAAGTTGTTCACAGCCGCAGGCATAGACTACAGGTAA